The following proteins are encoded in a genomic region of Synechococcus sp. ROS8604:
- a CDS encoding DevA family ABC transporter ATP-binding protein, translating to MATSSLTVDIHALSHWYGKGSTRRQVLQGVDLQIAAGEVVLLTGPSGCGKTTLLTLIGALRKVQEGDVEVFGQQLRGAARGQRQRLRRRIGMIFQGHNLLRCLTAEQNVQMGADLLPNLVYRARRDQAREWLRSVGLEDELGKLPHDLSGGQKQRVAIARALAAKPQLLLADEPTAALDSGTGREVVELLKRLAREQSCSVLMVTHDPRILDVADRLVRMEDGRLYQTIR from the coding sequence ATGGCAACGAGCTCACTCACCGTTGATATTCATGCGCTAAGCCATTGGTACGGCAAAGGCTCCACCCGCAGGCAGGTGCTGCAAGGGGTGGACTTGCAAATTGCTGCCGGTGAAGTGGTGCTGCTCACTGGTCCTTCCGGCTGCGGCAAAACAACCTTGCTCACCTTGATCGGAGCCTTGCGAAAGGTGCAGGAGGGTGACGTTGAGGTGTTTGGACAGCAGTTACGCGGAGCAGCTCGCGGCCAGCGTCAGCGATTGCGCCGTCGCATTGGCATGATTTTCCAGGGCCACAATCTCTTGCGCTGCCTCACCGCTGAACAAAATGTGCAGATGGGCGCTGATCTGTTGCCCAATCTTGTGTACAGGGCTCGCCGCGATCAGGCACGGGAATGGTTGCGCTCTGTGGGACTTGAAGACGAGTTAGGGAAGCTCCCCCATGACCTTTCCGGGGGCCAAAAGCAACGCGTAGCGATCGCCAGAGCCCTGGCAGCCAAACCCCAGCTCCTCCTTGCCGATGAACCAACAGCGGCCCTTGATAGCGGCACTGGCCGCGAAGTGGTGGAGCTACTCAAGCGCTTGGCGCGCGAACAGTCTTGTTCTGTGCTGATGGTGACGCATGATCCGCGCATTCTTGATGTGGCAGATCGTCTTGTTCGAATGGAAGATGGGCGTCTGTACCAGACGATTCGTTAA
- a CDS encoding glycosyltransferase family 2 protein, whose translation MFISVVIPTYNRRSILEKCLLALERQDPSGEIENYEVVVVDDGSSDGTPDWLRQDAARFPHVRLVEQQHGGPAEGRNRGVDHAKGDVIVFIDSDLVVTSSFLASHARALSRRWNQQGNRLCFTYGAVINTANFDQPTAERHKLRDLSWAYFATGNVAIDREVLERSGLFDLGFRLYGWEDLELGERLRQMGVELVKCPEAVGYHWHPAFRLDQIPDLIRVERERARMGLVFYRKHPSRRVRFIIQFTWLHRLLWSLLTVGGLLNERSLRPLMAWLIQRGQPSLALELLRLPLNRIGVEALYREARQAGLH comes from the coding sequence ATGTTCATCAGCGTCGTCATCCCCACCTACAACCGGCGCTCGATTCTTGAGAAGTGCCTGCTGGCACTGGAACGTCAAGATCCCAGCGGGGAAATCGAAAACTACGAAGTGGTTGTCGTCGATGACGGTTCCAGCGACGGCACTCCCGACTGGTTGCGACAGGACGCCGCTCGCTTCCCCCATGTTCGCCTTGTGGAACAGCAGCATGGCGGACCTGCAGAAGGTCGTAATCGCGGCGTTGATCATGCCAAAGGAGATGTGATCGTCTTTATCGATAGTGATTTAGTGGTCACATCAAGCTTTCTCGCATCCCATGCGCGCGCCTTAAGTCGTCGTTGGAATCAGCAGGGAAATCGTCTCTGTTTCACCTATGGCGCTGTGATCAATACAGCCAATTTTGATCAACCAACAGCAGAACGACACAAACTACGAGATCTCTCCTGGGCGTACTTCGCAACAGGAAACGTGGCGATCGACCGTGAGGTTTTGGAACGATCCGGGTTATTTGATCTTGGGTTCCGCCTCTATGGATGGGAAGACCTGGAGCTTGGAGAACGGCTGAGGCAAATGGGCGTTGAGCTGGTGAAATGTCCAGAAGCGGTTGGATATCACTGGCATCCAGCATTTCGCCTAGACCAAATCCCAGACCTGATTCGCGTCGAGCGGGAACGGGCACGCATGGGCTTGGTGTTTTATCGCAAGCATCCCAGTCGTCGGGTCCGGTTCATCATTCAATTCACCTGGTTGCATCGCCTGCTTTGGTCCTTGCTCACCGTCGGAGGCCTCCTCAATGAACGCAGCCTTCGCCCGCTGATGGCCTGGCTGATTCAACGGGGCCAACCATCCCTGGCTCTGGAGTTGTTGCGCCTACCCCTCAACCGGATTGGTGTGGAAGCGCTGTATCGCGAAGCCCGGCAAGCAGGATTGCACTGA
- a CDS encoding 16S rRNA (uracil(1498)-N(3))-methyltransferase, whose translation MVAELRRLLIEPSRMADRDGDGCLVLRDDECHYLRRVLRLRPGAPVEVVDGRGHLWEGLLQEKGQLLLPGICHTTTPASTPRLGLAIALVRRGMDEVMRMACELGVDCIQPLKATRSTPQADYKPERWQLILKEAVEQCERLWMPQLLPLTSTGSWWTRPDTSDTLAIATTRLEGLPALEPWLQRQTPGNNCIWLSIGPEGGWDPQEQAKALREGWSAVSLSEDILRSSTAAIAGVATLSSWRRTTPTGDQT comes from the coding sequence ATGGTGGCGGAGCTGCGTCGGCTACTGATCGAACCCTCCCGCATGGCCGACCGTGATGGCGATGGATGCCTTGTGCTTCGCGATGACGAATGTCATTATCTTCGTCGGGTGTTACGGCTGCGTCCTGGAGCGCCTGTGGAGGTTGTCGATGGCCGCGGCCACCTTTGGGAGGGATTGCTTCAGGAGAAGGGGCAACTCCTGCTTCCCGGCATTTGTCACACCACAACCCCTGCCAGCACCCCTCGGTTGGGCCTCGCAATTGCTCTGGTTCGACGGGGCATGGATGAGGTCATGCGCATGGCCTGTGAATTGGGCGTGGATTGCATCCAACCCTTGAAAGCAACGCGATCCACACCCCAAGCGGACTACAAACCAGAGCGCTGGCAGCTGATCCTCAAAGAAGCGGTCGAGCAATGCGAGCGGCTCTGGATGCCCCAGCTCCTCCCGCTGACATCCACGGGTAGCTGGTGGACGCGGCCGGACACCAGCGACACGCTGGCCATTGCCACCACACGCTTAGAAGGGCTTCCTGCTTTAGAGCCTTGGTTGCAGCGCCAAACCCCTGGGAACAACTGCATCTGGCTTTCGATTGGCCCGGAGGGAGGCTGGGACCCTCAGGAGCAAGCGAAAGCCCTGAGGGAAGGATGGTCAGCGGTGAGTCTCAGTGAGGACATTTTGCGCTCTTCCACAGCAGCGATTGCCGGGGTGGCAACGCTGAGCAGTTGGCGGCGTACGACGCCAACTGGAGATCAGACCTGA
- a CDS encoding translation initiation factor 2, with translation MALKSKGFFLNLEEGASSDQAIQIAPVRDLPEEDGQEEALAPIPAISKPAAALTTPAAASAPAASAPVASAATASVPAPSAPAPSALKPSTPAAAAGSLTTAEAIAAELAKAESERPVVRLSTFAPEMVQPGRALRPERRRPGRNLKGFKDMASELFSS, from the coding sequence ATGGCGCTGAAGAGCAAAGGCTTTTTCCTCAACCTCGAGGAAGGCGCTTCGAGCGACCAGGCGATTCAGATCGCGCCTGTTCGAGACCTTCCTGAGGAGGACGGTCAAGAGGAGGCTCTTGCCCCCATTCCCGCTATTTCCAAACCAGCTGCAGCGCTTACCACCCCAGCCGCGGCTTCGGCTCCTGCAGCTTCTGCCCCTGTCGCTTCCGCAGCGACGGCTTCAGTGCCAGCGCCATCGGCACCAGCGCCATCGGCACTGAAGCCATCAACACCAGCGGCCGCAGCAGGTTCCCTCACCACAGCTGAAGCGATTGCAGCGGAACTGGCAAAGGCGGAATCCGAGCGTCCTGTCGTCAGGCTCAGCACGTTCGCTCCGGAGATGGTCCAGCCCGGTCGTGCGCTGCGTCCTGAGCGTCGCCGTCCGGGAAGAAATTTGAAGGGGTTCAAGGACATGGCATCAGAGCTATTCAGTAGCTGA
- a CDS encoding glycosyltransferase family 2 protein produces the protein MSAEVPNLEVVLATWNGASHLHELLLSIRAQSLKPTRLLVRDDGSTDHTREIIKESANRWPGWLIELPAKSRLGSNGNFEALLSESRAPFVALADQDDRWDPNKLKILMDTMLAATALHPAHTPLLVYSDLRLIDAEGLPLGPSFLHYQRLNPRRNSPNALSLQNVVTGCASLINRSLIEMALPLPEQVVQHDHWLALIAACKGQVLFIDQPLLSYRLHEANAVGAIGTGRAYFLERLQSWGREHGPRQRLRNCLHQAQALNKRFGEQDLAITQFQAGTPLERLFVIATGKLHKSGFTRQLALLILLLRSLISGL, from the coding sequence GTGAGCGCCGAGGTGCCAAACCTTGAGGTGGTGTTGGCAACCTGGAATGGTGCTAGCCACCTGCATGAACTGCTGCTCTCGATCCGAGCTCAGAGCTTGAAGCCCACACGCCTCTTGGTACGCGATGACGGCTCGACTGACCACACCAGAGAGATCATCAAAGAATCAGCGAACCGTTGGCCGGGTTGGCTGATTGAACTGCCAGCGAAGTCTCGACTCGGCAGCAACGGAAATTTTGAAGCCTTGCTTAGCGAGAGCCGCGCTCCATTTGTCGCCCTTGCCGATCAAGACGATCGCTGGGATCCAAACAAACTCAAAATTTTGATGGATACGATGCTGGCTGCAACTGCGCTTCACCCTGCGCACACCCCTCTTCTCGTCTACAGCGATCTGCGCCTGATCGATGCAGAGGGGCTGCCTTTAGGGCCATCGTTTCTGCACTACCAAAGGCTCAACCCAAGGCGCAACTCCCCCAATGCGCTTTCCCTACAAAACGTAGTGACAGGTTGTGCCAGCCTCATCAATCGGTCGCTGATCGAAATGGCATTGCCCCTCCCTGAGCAGGTTGTGCAACACGACCACTGGCTGGCCCTGATCGCAGCCTGCAAGGGCCAGGTTCTGTTCATCGACCAACCTCTCCTGTCGTATCGCCTCCATGAGGCCAATGCGGTGGGTGCGATCGGGACTGGAAGGGCTTATTTTCTAGAGCGGTTGCAGTCCTGGGGGAGAGAGCACGGGCCACGACAGCGACTAAGGAACTGTTTGCATCAAGCGCAAGCTCTCAATAAAAGATTTGGAGAGCAAGATTTAGCGATCACCCAGTTTCAAGCAGGCACTCCCCTCGAGCGCCTATTCGTGATCGCGACAGGGAAACTGCACAAATCAGGCTTCACCCGACAGCTTGCACTGCTGATCCTCTTGCTGCGGTCCCTGATAAGCGGCCTGTGA
- a CDS encoding DUF92 domain-containing protein — MVLPDQNITMWGIALLLNGALIALAQRLPLLTRKGWVHAGILGTILWGCLGWRGWVAVVIYLVLGSLVTRLGFAQKQKQGLAEARGGRRGPANVWGSAFTGTVIALLIGAGIGSATLLLIGFAASFAAKLGDTFGSEIGKRWGRTTVLITTLHRVPAGTEGAVSLEGTLASAAGSLVMMLVMAGLSFVTTPTAMAVVAIVGLIATLLESLLGALAQERVHWLTNEIVNGLQTAWAAVLAMLVAIPLGLAG, encoded by the coding sequence ATGGTTTTGCCAGACCAAAACATCACGATGTGGGGGATAGCCCTGCTTCTCAATGGCGCGCTGATTGCCCTTGCGCAGCGCCTCCCCCTACTCACGCGCAAGGGTTGGGTGCATGCCGGAATTCTGGGAACGATCCTCTGGGGCTGCCTTGGCTGGAGAGGCTGGGTTGCCGTTGTGATCTACCTCGTGTTGGGATCACTCGTCACGCGCCTCGGCTTTGCGCAAAAACAAAAGCAGGGGCTTGCGGAGGCGCGTGGAGGAAGGCGAGGACCCGCCAACGTGTGGGGGTCTGCCTTCACTGGAACCGTGATCGCTCTCTTGATTGGCGCAGGCATTGGCTCGGCAACGCTCTTGCTGATCGGATTCGCCGCCAGCTTCGCTGCCAAACTTGGCGACACCTTTGGCAGCGAAATCGGCAAACGTTGGGGACGAACCACCGTTTTGATCACCACCCTGCACAGAGTGCCAGCTGGAACGGAAGGGGCCGTGAGCTTGGAAGGCACCCTGGCCAGTGCCGCCGGCAGCCTTGTGATGATGCTGGTGATGGCGGGGTTGTCGTTCGTGACCACGCCCACGGCGATGGCCGTGGTTGCGATTGTGGGTCTCATCGCAACCCTGCTGGAAAGCCTGCTGGGAGCTCTGGCTCAGGAGCGGGTGCACTGGTTAACCAATGAAATCGTCAACGGATTGCAGACGGCCTGGGCTGCCGTTTTAGCCATGCTGGTCGCGATTCCTCTGGGTCTTGCTGGCTGA
- a CDS encoding sigma-70 family RNA polymerase sigma factor, which yields MLSSQSLRRREQRRSLPKPILERNDAVLEHLGLAHHAAIRQAARYPGEQDELVQEGCLGLIHGLANFDPQRGCRISTYVLARVHGQILHFRRDRQHVLRIPWRLKDLHSRGMRLRAQRLQERLEPLDETGLAASLDVTVERWREALMAHALGHVDSLDVAPAIQAVDGELRSSLLDQIEALPVMSASTFEADEEEPRLRWLQGALKALEPRQRCWLLARYVDNIPIRDLALKEKVAPGLLRKAIREALSLLRQAARTPFSQQDPEESRPAWLKRQPRPSAIR from the coding sequence ATGCTTTCTTCTCAAAGCCTTCGACGCCGCGAGCAGCGCCGATCGTTGCCCAAGCCAATTCTTGAGCGCAACGACGCTGTGCTCGAACACCTTGGCCTAGCGCACCATGCCGCCATCCGTCAGGCGGCCCGCTATCCAGGGGAGCAGGACGAGTTAGTGCAAGAGGGTTGCTTGGGGTTGATCCATGGCTTGGCCAATTTCGACCCTCAACGTGGATGTCGCATCAGCACCTATGTGCTGGCAAGGGTTCACGGTCAAATCCTGCATTTCCGTCGCGATCGCCAACACGTGCTCAGGATTCCTTGGCGCTTGAAGGACTTGCACAGCCGGGGGATGCGTCTTCGGGCTCAACGGTTGCAAGAGAGGCTGGAACCGCTGGACGAGACAGGCCTTGCTGCATCACTCGACGTGACTGTTGAGCGCTGGCGGGAGGCCCTGATGGCTCACGCCTTGGGCCATGTGGATTCGCTTGATGTTGCCCCTGCCATTCAGGCGGTGGACGGAGAGTTGAGAAGCTCCCTGCTCGATCAGATCGAGGCTCTCCCAGTCATGTCTGCATCGACCTTTGAAGCGGATGAGGAGGAACCCAGGCTTCGCTGGTTGCAGGGGGCACTGAAGGCTCTCGAGCCACGCCAGCGCTGCTGGCTTCTGGCTCGCTACGTCGACAACATTCCCATCAGAGATCTTGCTCTGAAAGAGAAGGTTGCACCAGGGTTGTTACGCAAAGCCATTCGAGAGGCGCTGAGCTTGCTGCGACAGGCAGCACGGACTCCGTTCAGCCAGCAAGACCCAGAGGAATCGCGACCAGCATGGCTAAAACGGCAGCCCAGGCCGTCTGCAATCCGTTGA
- a CDS encoding GDSL-type esterase/lipase family protein — MITTAPRKLVVIGDSGVYGWGDPEGGGWCERLRRQCMTLPSAPVVYGLGVRGDGLERIAQRWQQEWSCRGELRRQQPDGLLLSVGLNDSARVGRCDGRQQLTAEAFRFGLEQLLSVMTPATNVMVMGLSVVDEAVMPFADCLWYSNEAVAIHEAQLEETCLELDVPFLSLHQAMAAEPDWLTWLEPDGIHLNSTGHHWIYQRLQHWKPLLNWAGLEPHAQCTPLLMS; from the coding sequence GTGATAACAACAGCGCCCCGCAAGCTTGTCGTGATCGGTGATAGCGGTGTGTACGGATGGGGGGATCCAGAGGGTGGGGGATGGTGTGAACGCTTGAGGCGTCAATGTATGACATTGCCCTCTGCCCCCGTGGTGTACGGGCTTGGTGTTCGTGGAGATGGACTGGAGCGCATTGCTCAGCGTTGGCAACAAGAATGGAGTTGCCGCGGAGAGCTCCGTCGTCAGCAGCCCGATGGCTTGCTCCTCTCTGTGGGCCTCAATGACAGCGCTCGTGTTGGCAGGTGCGATGGACGGCAGCAACTAACGGCTGAAGCGTTTCGCTTCGGGCTGGAGCAATTGCTATCGGTGATGACCCCTGCCACCAACGTCATGGTGATGGGGCTCAGCGTGGTGGATGAAGCGGTCATGCCCTTCGCTGACTGCCTTTGGTACAGCAATGAGGCCGTGGCCATCCATGAAGCGCAATTGGAAGAAACATGCCTTGAGTTAGATGTTCCGTTTTTAAGCCTGCACCAAGCGATGGCAGCAGAGCCTGATTGGCTCACCTGGTTGGAACCTGATGGGATTCATCTCAACAGCACTGGCCATCACTGGATTTATCAGCGTCTTCAGCACTGGAAGCCCCTTCTCAATTGGGCTGGTCTGGAGCCCCACGCTCAATGCACGCCTTTGCTGATGTCTTGA
- a CDS encoding phosphonate ABC transporter, which translates to MNRLKPAAPLLTLLPSMALVPVLIVTWTGLHGGGLSIWQQCLWGALHPSMDPDVLHAVWHGLGVTMATALLSWSLSLLLGVLLGSACADVVWRSWTLPSWPAKGLRGALAIPRAVHELVWGLLLLQVFGLHPYVAVAAIAIPYSALVARIWRDHLDSADHRPLDALISAGVHPLSALMTALNPGMGPVFLSYGGYRLECALRSATLLGVFGLGGLGTELQLTLQSLQFRELWTGLWVLAAVMLMLEQLLRVWRERSDVGVHGQRRMLLFISLAIVLGVIGTVWLRHLVPDLFFGLSWLGLEVPSWTQLNAAAMELPWLRMILETLALTGLAAGIAIGLPPLALLLWPSPRWHQCCSIFWACMRWIPPPLMVLLLLLSNRPSLAIGALAIGLHNSGVMGRLLLEGLQQQSGQRQEALRAMGSSERMSWLYGLLSPQSPSYLAYGAYRSDVILRETVVVGVIGGSGLGWQLLESLSSFHWAAVVLVLCCYCVLTISGESLSDRCRALWLQS; encoded by the coding sequence ATGAACCGCCTGAAACCAGCGGCACCGCTTCTCACCCTGTTGCCTTCCATGGCGCTGGTGCCCGTTTTGATCGTCACTTGGACAGGGCTGCATGGCGGTGGTCTGTCGATTTGGCAGCAATGCCTTTGGGGCGCCCTGCATCCATCCATGGATCCCGATGTTTTGCATGCGGTTTGGCATGGTCTGGGCGTCACCATGGCCACAGCTCTATTGAGCTGGAGTCTCAGCTTGCTGTTGGGCGTGTTGCTAGGAAGCGCTTGCGCGGATGTGGTGTGGAGAAGCTGGACACTTCCCTCCTGGCCAGCCAAAGGACTTCGAGGCGCCCTCGCCATCCCGAGAGCGGTGCATGAGTTGGTTTGGGGCCTGTTGCTGCTGCAAGTGTTTGGGCTCCATCCCTACGTTGCTGTCGCTGCTATCGCGATTCCTTACAGCGCTCTCGTCGCCAGGATTTGGCGCGACCATCTCGATAGCGCTGACCACCGTCCTCTCGATGCCTTGATCAGCGCTGGGGTGCATCCGCTGTCCGCTTTGATGACGGCTCTAAACCCAGGGATGGGCCCTGTGTTCCTGAGCTATGGGGGGTACCGACTCGAATGTGCCTTGCGCAGCGCCACCTTGCTCGGGGTTTTTGGTTTGGGGGGGCTTGGCACCGAACTGCAGCTCACCTTGCAGTCGTTGCAGTTCCGCGAGCTCTGGACAGGTTTATGGGTGTTAGCGGCCGTGATGCTGATGCTTGAGCAGCTGTTGAGGGTTTGGCGAGAACGTTCCGATGTCGGCGTTCATGGTCAGCGTCGAATGCTGTTGTTCATCAGCTTGGCGATCGTTTTGGGAGTGATCGGCACGGTTTGGCTCAGACACCTCGTTCCTGATTTGTTTTTTGGCCTCAGTTGGCTTGGGTTGGAGGTTCCTTCTTGGACCCAGCTGAATGCCGCCGCCATGGAACTGCCCTGGTTGCGCATGATCTTGGAAACGCTGGCTCTCACCGGGTTGGCTGCGGGGATTGCCATCGGACTGCCCCCCCTGGCCTTGCTCCTATGGCCGTCGCCAAGGTGGCATCAGTGTTGCTCGATCTTCTGGGCTTGCATGCGTTGGATCCCACCGCCGTTGATGGTGCTCCTTCTGCTGCTCAGCAATCGGCCAAGCCTGGCGATTGGAGCCTTGGCGATCGGTCTGCACAACAGTGGAGTGATGGGGCGTTTGCTGCTTGAAGGACTGCAGCAACAAAGCGGTCAGCGTCAAGAAGCGCTCAGGGCGATGGGGAGTTCAGAGCGGATGAGTTGGTTGTATGGCCTGCTCAGTCCTCAAAGTCCCAGTTATTTGGCTTATGGGGCTTATCGCAGCGATGTGATTCTCCGAGAAACCGTGGTGGTGGGGGTGATTGGTGGAAGTGGTTTGGGCTGGCAGCTGCTGGAATCACTCAGCTCTTTTCATTGGGCTGCTGTGGTCTTGGTGCTTTGTTGTTACTGCGTCCTCACGATCAGTGGGGAATCACTCAGTGACCGCTGCCGCGCACTCTGGCTGCAAAGCTGA
- a CDS encoding phosphonate ABC transporter ATP-binding protein, translated as MTALLELVNVSLSGPRGDRLRSISLSVFEGERIALLGQSGAGKSTLLAIANGSLRSEQGEVRWCGASIRSMPRRKRREIGMLWQDLLLVEELSVGQNVNSGALGRHNLIWGLANLLFNVDQSACKHCLQQAGLDADLIERGLIDAPIRQLSGGQRQRVALARLLRQQPQLILADEPIANLDPAIASDLLDHLLNRSPEGPLNCGAKAIVISLHQPELVHRFDRVIGLQDGELVMDQPSDQLTAADLSRLYEAG; from the coding sequence TTGACCGCTCTCCTGGAGTTGGTCAATGTCAGCCTGAGTGGCCCGAGGGGAGATCGACTGCGTTCGATTTCCCTCTCGGTGTTTGAGGGGGAGAGGATCGCCCTGTTGGGACAAAGTGGGGCCGGCAAGAGCACCTTGCTGGCCATTGCAAATGGCAGTCTTCGTTCTGAACAGGGAGAGGTGCGTTGGTGTGGTGCGTCGATTCGCAGCATGCCTCGCCGCAAAAGAAGGGAGATCGGAATGCTTTGGCAAGACTTGTTGCTTGTCGAGGAGCTCAGCGTTGGACAAAACGTCAACAGCGGTGCTTTGGGCCGTCACAACCTGATCTGGGGATTGGCCAATCTGTTATTCAACGTGGATCAATCCGCCTGCAAGCATTGCCTTCAGCAAGCTGGGCTGGATGCTGATCTGATCGAGCGTGGATTGATCGACGCTCCGATTCGTCAGCTATCAGGAGGACAGAGACAACGCGTTGCGCTTGCCCGTTTGCTGCGTCAGCAACCGCAACTGATCCTGGCCGATGAGCCGATCGCCAATTTGGATCCTGCAATCGCCTCTGACTTATTGGATCACTTGCTGAATCGTTCGCCAGAGGGGCCGCTGAATTGTGGCGCCAAGGCGATTGTGATCAGCTTGCATCAACCCGAACTGGTGCATCGCTTTGATCGTGTGATCGGTTTGCAGGATGGGGAACTGGTGATGGATCAACCTTCAGACCAACTCACTGCTGCTGATCTTTCGCGGTTGTACGAGGCCGGATGA
- a CDS encoding putative selenate ABC transporter substrate-binding protein, which translates to MTNPLTRVRKKGAVVLLALLCSQGATVLPSNAQATLRIGAIPDQNPERLNRRYGQLAEELSDTLKVPVRYVPVSNYPAAVSAFRTGSLDLVWFGGLTGVQARLQTPGAQVLAQRAIDEKFQSVFIANTSAGLKPFSNIDGLKGLKGKRFTFGSESSTSGRLMPQHFLAKAGVTPKQFAGGQAGFSGSHDATIALVQSGSYQAGALNELVWDVAVKNGKVDPSKVKMIWKTPPYVDYHWLARPNLDQRFGKGFTSKVQKVILGLRPTNSRQASILKLFSAKVFIPAQESEYKPIEDVARQLGKVR; encoded by the coding sequence ATGACCAATCCTTTGACACGTGTCCGAAAAAAAGGGGCCGTTGTTCTTTTGGCTCTTCTTTGCAGTCAGGGCGCAACGGTCCTTCCTTCTAACGCGCAAGCAACACTCCGGATCGGAGCCATCCCCGATCAAAACCCAGAACGTTTAAATCGTCGTTACGGCCAACTTGCCGAGGAATTAAGCGACACACTCAAGGTTCCAGTGCGGTATGTGCCAGTTAGCAATTACCCAGCAGCCGTGAGTGCTTTTAGGACCGGAAGTCTGGACCTTGTTTGGTTTGGAGGGCTCACAGGTGTTCAGGCTCGTCTTCAAACGCCAGGGGCCCAGGTTTTGGCACAACGAGCTATTGATGAAAAGTTTCAAAGTGTTTTTATTGCCAACACTTCAGCGGGCTTAAAACCCTTTAGCAATATCGATGGTCTGAAAGGATTAAAAGGAAAGCGCTTCACCTTTGGATCAGAAAGTTCCACATCGGGACGACTAATGCCTCAGCATTTTCTGGCTAAAGCGGGCGTGACTCCAAAGCAATTTGCCGGCGGACAAGCAGGCTTCAGTGGAAGCCACGATGCCACGATCGCTTTGGTGCAAAGCGGCTCTTACCAGGCTGGAGCTCTTAATGAGTTGGTCTGGGATGTGGCCGTTAAGAACGGGAAAGTGGATCCAAGCAAGGTGAAAATGATTTGGAAAACACCCCCTTATGTGGATTACCACTGGCTGGCACGCCCCAATCTCGACCAACGTTTCGGGAAAGGATTCACATCGAAAGTACAGAAGGTCATCCTTGGGTTGAGACCTACCAATTCTCGTCAGGCATCCATCCTTAAGCTTTTTTCTGCCAAGGTTTTCATTCCGGCTCAAGAGTCTGAATACAAACCGATTGAAGATGTAGCCCGTCAACTTGGCAAGGTTCGTTGA
- a CDS encoding pyridoxal phosphate-dependent aminotransferase, translating to MPGPPSLSHRALALQPSLTLAISARAKALQQQGVDVCSLSAGEPDFGTPEFIVEATIQALRDGITRYGPAAGDPELRAAIAQKLSLENNIPTQTDQVLVTNGGKQAIYNLFQVLLNPGDEVIIPAPYWLSYPEIVRLAGGKPVTVPSSASDGFGLDLNLIEQSITPATKLLVLNSPGNPTGRVLDLRELQALAELVRRHPNLMVMSDEIYEYLLEDGESHHSFAAVAPDLRQRCFVVNGFAKGWAMTGWRLGYLSGDSTVIKAAAALQSQSTSNVCSFAQRGALAALQGSRDCVREMAASYNTRRADLCHGLQQMEGITLVPPRGAFYAFPRLPDAITDSLAFCERALEEEGLAIVPGGAFGDDRCVRLSCAVSRETISEGLSRFQRLLTRP from the coding sequence ATGCCAGGCCCCCCATCTCTCTCGCACCGAGCTTTGGCATTGCAGCCATCGCTCACACTTGCCATCAGCGCCCGAGCAAAAGCCCTGCAGCAACAGGGTGTTGATGTTTGTAGTCTCAGTGCAGGGGAGCCAGATTTCGGGACGCCAGAGTTCATTGTTGAGGCAACGATCCAGGCCCTCAGGGATGGCATCACCCGGTATGGCCCTGCTGCAGGCGATCCAGAGCTGCGCGCGGCCATTGCTCAGAAATTGAGTCTTGAAAACAACATCCCCACCCAAACCGATCAGGTCTTGGTGACCAATGGCGGCAAACAGGCGATTTACAACCTGTTCCAAGTTCTGTTGAACCCAGGCGATGAAGTCATCATCCCTGCCCCGTATTGGTTGAGTTATCCAGAAATTGTTCGCTTGGCCGGGGGGAAGCCGGTCACGGTGCCGTCGTCAGCAAGCGATGGGTTTGGACTGGATCTGAATTTGATCGAGCAATCCATCACACCGGCCACCAAGCTTTTGGTGCTCAATTCACCGGGGAATCCCACCGGTCGGGTGTTGGATCTCCGTGAACTCCAGGCCTTGGCAGAGCTGGTGCGAAGGCATCCAAACCTGATGGTGATGAGCGACGAGATCTATGAATATCTGTTGGAAGACGGAGAATCTCACCACAGTTTTGCTGCAGTAGCACCAGATCTCAGACAGCGTTGTTTTGTGGTGAACGGATTTGCCAAAGGCTGGGCCATGACCGGTTGGCGACTTGGGTATCTCAGTGGTGACAGCACGGTGATTAAGGCCGCAGCTGCCCTACAGAGCCAAAGCACCAGCAATGTGTGCAGCTTCGCTCAACGTGGAGCATTGGCGGCGCTTCAGGGATCACGGGACTGCGTCCGTGAGATGGCCGCTAGCTACAACACGCGGCGTGCTGATCTCTGTCATGGGCTTCAACAGATGGAAGGCATCACGCTTGTGCCCCCAAGGGGCGCCTTTTATGCGTTTCCTCGCCTGCCTGATGCGATTACCGATTCGTTGGCCTTTTGCGAACGTGCCCTCGAAGAGGAAGGATTGGCGATTGTTCCTGGTGGTGCCTTTGGCGATGATCGTTGCGTCAGGCTGTCTTGTGCCGTCTCGCGTGAGACGATTTCAGAAGGACTGAGTCGGTTTCAGAGATTGTTGACTCGTCCCTAA